Within the Rosa rugosa chromosome 2, drRosRugo1.1, whole genome shotgun sequence genome, the region GTGGGACCCTCCAACATTATTTGCATGGACCCTTTTTATATTATAGATGGAACTCATTTTTTTCCGTATTAGTGTAAGCTTACTTTTATTACTTTTTATATCGATTGAAGAGATTATACAAATTGGATATTGTTTTTGGATAATCTATAAATAACTTAACGATGCATAAATATTTTTATGCAGCCAATTAGCTAAAGTGTATTCTTGGCTTTCTGTTTTGGCTCCAATCTAGTTTTTGAAAATTCGTTAGAGTTAATTATTTTCCTATTAGAGTCTACCGGAGATGCTCTAAAAAATCAGAGACCATTTTCAAACCTTCAAAGTTTTCTGCGTAAATTCTCGTTCAGTGTAGAACTTCAAAAacatcattaaaaaaaaaaaatcatcatttTACAGCTTCCACGCATGCCAGATTCCAGTATCTCACAATAGCTTACAGGTGTGGAGACGACAACTATTTTTGCAACTTCAAACATTATATTCAAATATGTGAAGAAGAAACTTTTTGTTTATGTCTTGCTATGAAGAAATTGTGTTAAATTACTTACATAACATGAAATACAAGTATAATCTcagaaagataaaaaaaaaaaaaaaaaaaaaaatccacctTAGAAAATGAAATTCATTTCAAAAAGTGTGAAAACCAATGGCATTCCCCCCACTTCCATTTCTTCCCGCCCATACAACATGTCGCTGAAAAAGCAGCATAAATAGCAGACCATAGATAgccccagagagagagagagagagagagcacccACTCGGAGACCACCTAACCTACACACATTCGCAGTTCTAGGGTTTCGCTGCCGATTAGGAAACAAAATGGGATCCGCCGCAGGATTAGAACCCGACCCTCCCACCAACGAGACTAAACcaacttcttcttcgtcttcctctGGTAATTTCAGTCTCTCTGTCTGTTTTATGTGATCCCCGGATTCAGGGTTTTTAGTTCTCTGATACCCTGTTATGGTTTATGATTGTGGTTGATGATTatggctttgttttttttttttttaattgtgaaTTAGTGATTGTGTTTTGAATTATGGATTATGGTTTTTGTTGTGTTATGAGTTTGTGATTAGGGATTTATGATGAttgtttttagggtttttgttttaTTGTGAATTTCTGATTGTGGATCTTTATGTTTTGATTGCCCTGTTATTTATCACGAAATTGTTATTTTGGACTTGATATGGTTTTTATGGAGTTAGGATTAATGGGTTTTCAAGTTGAGTACTTTGAATTATCTTTTATTGAATTATAATTTTGTAATTAGGGAGGGTCATGGTGATGGTGTCTTTCAAGTTTTGACTGCCCCTTAGTGTATTATGAGTATATGCTTTATCCAGAGAGGCGTTTTATTATTTCTATCAGGACCCTTGAATTTGTGATTGCGTTTTGATTCATGGATTAtggtttttattgttttatgaGTTTTGTGATTAGGATTATGATAATTGTTTTTAGGCTTTTGTTTTATTGTGAATTTCTGATTGTGGATCTTTATGTTTTGATTGCCCTGTTATTTACCTCGATATTGTTGTTATGGACATGatatggtgatggtgatggttgAGTATTTTGAATGTCTTTTATTGAATTATAAATTTGTGATTAGGGAGGGTTGTTGTGATGATGTCTTCAAGTTCTGACTGCCCTTTTAGTGTGTTGTGAGTATATCCTGTTATGGGTTAATCCAGAGACACATTTTATTATTTGTATCAGGATCCTTGAAGATCCTCTATTCACTGCCTGCTTTCTTATGgatttgtttgtgttttatCTGTTCGGATTCCTCCACTCTCTTGGACAAATTATGTCAATGCTTCATTAAATTTAAAACTAGTTTTTGGCCTCATCAATTGTTTGCCTAATTTCCTGAGATTATTTGATAGGAATGACAAAGAAGAAGGGTAAAAAAGCTTCCCAAAAGGAAGCACCTACTGGCCGTAGAGGTAGGAAGCGAAATCTGCCTCAGAGTGGTGAAGAGCCTGCCCAGTCTCGCAAAATGCCCAAGCGTGCTGCTGCATGTATAGACTTTAAGGAGAAGTCTGTCCATATTACTGATGAGTCGGATCTCATCACAAGCAAGGAGGAACAGATTGTGCCAGAAGAAGGTCTTGCTGTACGCTTGACTTGTGGCAAGGACCCAGATAATGAGAAGCCAAGCAGAAGACTGACTCAATTTATCTTGCATAGTGAAGATGGTACTGCAAGACCACTTGAGATGGTGGAAGCTGGCCTGTTTATAACTGGCACTATATTGCCTCTTCGTGAAAGTACTGAGAAGGACAAGGACAGCAGTATTAAATGTGAAGGTTTTGGGCGAATAGATGCTTGGAAGATCTCTGGTTACGATGAGGGCTCTCCAATAATATGGCTTTCAACTAAAGTTGCCGATTATTGTTGTGTTAAATCAGCAATTGGCTACAAGAAGCACTATGATCTCTTCTTTGAGAAAGCGCGTGCTTGCATAGAGGTGTACCAGAAACTTTCAAAATGTAAATCTGGCTGTAGTCTTGAAGAATTACTTGCTGGAGTTGCTCGATCATTGAGCGGAAGCAAATTCTTTTCTGGCAGTGCATCTATCAAAGAATTTGTCCTATCTCACGGTGAGTTTATCTATAAACGATTGATAGGTTTGGAACAGTCATTGAAGAAGAATGATCAGATATTGGCACAGCTGCCTGTTCTCACTGCCCTCAGAGATGAGTCTATAAACCATGGATATTATGAGCAATCAGAACCAGTAGCTTCAAGTGCTACCTTAAAGATTGCTTCAGATATCAGAGTTGGAGGGAATGAACTGAGAACAACCGGTTCATCCATAGTTGAAGCTGAGGAAGATGAAGACGCAAAGTTAGCTAGACTGCTGCAAGAAGAAGAATGCTTTAAGTCTATGAAACAAAGAAAACGTCAGGGTGCTACCTCCACGTCGAGTAAATTCTACATCAAAATTAATGAAGATGAAATTGCTAATGATTATCCTGAACCTCAATATTATGACAATTCCATTGAAGAGACGgatgagtttattgttgttgaCAGTGAGGCTGGTGATCTTCCCACACATGTGCTTGATAATTGGTGTCTGTACAACTTAGACTCGAGACTGATTTCGTTGGAGCTTCTTCCAATGACAGATTGCCCAGATATTGATGTTACAATTTTTGGGTCAGGGGTTATGAGTGAAGATGATGGAAGCTGTGGCTTTAATCTCGATGCTGACAGTATCCAGTCTTCTTCAAGTGGTTCAGGGGCACCAATAGCAGAAGATGCTTATGGCATCCCAATTTATTTGAGTGCCATAAAGGAATGGGTGATAGAATGGGGAGCATCAATGATCTCAGTATCAATTCGAACAGAGCTGGCCTGGTACAGACTTGGCAAGCCATCGCAGCAGTATGCTTTGTGGTATGAACCAATACTGAAAACAGCAAGGGTTGGGAGAAGTATAATCACTATGCTCAAGGCTGAACGTCGAGTAGCACGGCTTTCTTTTGCAGATGTCATTAAACGATTGTCAGAGTTCCCAAAGAACCATGGTGGTTACATTTCTTCTGATCCAGCATCTGTTGAGAGATATGTGGTTGTACATGGAGCGATAATATTGCAGCTGTTTTCACAGTTTCCAGATGTGAAGATTAAAAAATGTTCATTTCTTGATGGTCTTCGAGACAAAATGGAGAAGAGGCACCATACTAAATGGGAAGTAAAGAGCAAGAAAATTTTGCAGAAGAGTGAATCAAATTTGAACCCACGGGCATCAATGGGACCTGTGGTTTCCAAGAGGAAGGCAATGCAGGCTACAACAACAAAGCTGATCAACAGAATTTGGGGGGACTACTATTCAAATTACTCTCCAGTAGATTCAAGCCCAGGAGCTACTTGTGGAAAGGTAGAGGAGAATGAAGTCATAGAAGAGGTCCAAGAGGACATAGAAGAGTATGATGTAGATGAGAATTCATCAGTAATGGAACAAGCCCAAAGGTCTTCTGCAGTTTCAAGAAAGCCTAAAGCATGCTTCAGCAGCAGTGAGATTTTGTGGGGTGAGGAGCCTGTGGGAAAAACCTGTTCTGGTGAAGCTCTCTACAAGCATGCCGTTATTCGTGGAGATGAGATCTCTGTGGGTGGTGCTGTTTTTGTGGAAATTGATGTATCAAAAGATCCTGTTATCTATCTTGTTGAGTACATGTTTGAGACGTCAGATGGAAAGAAGATGTTCCATGGGAGAATGATGCAGAGAGGATCTGAGACTGTTCTTGGAAACACTGCTAATGAGAGAGAAGTGTTTTTAACTGATGAGTGCGTGAACTTGGCATTGGAGGATGTGGAACAGACTGTTGTTGTGGGTATCCAATCAATGCCATGGGGGCATCAGTATAGGAAGGAGAATGCCGATACTAATAGAATTGATAGAGCAAGAGcagaagagaggaagaagaaaggatTGCCAACAGAATATTACTGTAAAAGCCAGTATTGCCCTGAGAAAGGTGCTTTCTTTAGTCTTTCTCATCATACTATCGGTCTGGGTTCTGGTTTTTGCCACTCTTGCAAAGTTAATGAAGATCAAAAGGCCAAGGAAGTCTTTAAAGTGAATTCATCAAAGACTGGTTTTGTATACAGTGGAGCTGAGTATTTCATTCATGATTATGTCTATGTAAGCCCCTATCATTTTTCTGTGGAAAGGATTGGGACTGAGCTTTTCAAGGCTGGGAGGAATCTGGGGTTGAAAGCTTATGTTGTGTGCCAAGTGCTGGAGATAATTACTGCAAAGGAATATAAACAACCTGATATGAAGTCTACCCAGGTTAGTCACCATTTCTcaaattcacttttttttggTAGTCTTGAAAAATCAACTAGTGTTATTCTACAATGTTAATTTAGTACAGTATACTCTTAGTTTACACACGCATAATATACAACATGGTTAATCCAGGTTAAAGTTCGAAGGTTTTTCAGACCAGAGGACATTTCAGTAGAGAAGGCGTACTGCTCTGATGTCAGAGAGGTCTACTTCAGTGAAGAAACACACATTATCCCTGCTGATAGCATAGAAGGAAAATGTGAAGTTAGAAAGAGGAGTGATCTTCCAGAATGTGATGCTCCTGCAATGTTTGAGCATATTTTCTTCTGTGAGCATTTATATGATCCTTCTAAAGGGTCTCTTAAGCAGTTACCAGTTCACATCAAGGTGAGGCACTCAGCAGTTGGTGGTGATGCTGAA harbors:
- the LOC133734400 gene encoding DNA (cytosine-5)-methyltransferase 1-like; the protein is MGSAAGLEPDPPTNETKPTSSSSSSGMTKKKGKKASQKEAPTGRRGRKRNLPQSGEEPAQSRKMPKRAAACIDFKEKSVHITDESDLITSKEEQIVPEEGLAVRLTCGKDPDNEKPSRRLTQFILHSEDGTARPLEMVEAGLFITGTILPLRESTEKDKDSSIKCEGFGRIDAWKISGYDEGSPIIWLSTKVADYCCVKSAIGYKKHYDLFFEKARACIEVYQKLSKCKSGCSLEELLAGVARSLSGSKFFSGSASIKEFVLSHGEFIYKRLIGLEQSLKKNDQILAQLPVLTALRDESINHGYYEQSEPVASSATLKIASDIRVGGNELRTTGSSIVEAEEDEDAKLARLLQEEECFKSMKQRKRQGATSTSSKFYIKINEDEIANDYPEPQYYDNSIEETDEFIVVDSEAGDLPTHVLDNWCLYNLDSRLISLELLPMTDCPDIDVTIFGSGVMSEDDGSCGFNLDADSIQSSSSGSGAPIAEDAYGIPIYLSAIKEWVIEWGASMISVSIRTELAWYRLGKPSQQYALWYEPILKTARVGRSIITMLKAERRVARLSFADVIKRLSEFPKNHGGYISSDPASVERYVVVHGAIILQLFSQFPDVKIKKCSFLDGLRDKMEKRHHTKWEVKSKKILQKSESNLNPRASMGPVVSKRKAMQATTTKLINRIWGDYYSNYSPVDSSPGATCGKVEENEVIEEVQEDIEEYDVDENSSVMEQAQRSSAVSRKPKACFSSSEILWGEEPVGKTCSGEALYKHAVIRGDEISVGGAVFVEIDVSKDPVIYLVEYMFETSDGKKMFHGRMMQRGSETVLGNTANEREVFLTDECVNLALEDVEQTVVVGIQSMPWGHQYRKENADTNRIDRARAEERKKKGLPTEYYCKSQYCPEKGAFFSLSHHTIGLGSGFCHSCKVNEDQKAKEVFKVNSSKTGFVYSGAEYFIHDYVYVSPYHFSVERIGTELFKAGRNLGLKAYVVCQVLEIITAKEYKQPDMKSTQVKVRRFFRPEDISVEKAYCSDVREVYFSEETHIIPADSIEGKCEVRKRSDLPECDAPAMFEHIFFCEHLYDPSKGSLKQLPVHIKVRHSAVGGDAESRKKKGKCKEGEDVPEVEKQRDDSEHKRLATLDIFAGCGGLSEGLHQAGVSVTKWAIEYEEPAGQAFQLNHPESKVFINNCNVILKAIMDKCGDMDDCISTTEANDLASSLDEKVKGVLPLPGQVDFINGGPPCQGFSGMNRFNTSTWSKVQCEMILAFLSFADYFRPKYFLLENVRNFVAFNKGQTFRLTLASLLEMGYQVRFGVLEAGAYGVSQSRKRAFIWAAAPEEVLPDWPEPMHVFGVPELKINLSGNSYYAAVRSTATGAPFRAITVRDTIGDLPGVGNGASKINLEYESDPVSWFQKRIRGNMAVLTDHISKEMNELNLIRCKKIPKRPGADWQDLPEEKVTLSTGQIVDLIPWCLPNTAKRHNQWKGLFGRLDWEGNFPTSITDPQPMGKVGMCFHPDQDRILTVRECARSQGFPDSYQFYGNILHKHRQIGNAVPPTLAYALGRKLKEAVDSKKKSSSQD